The following are from one region of the Sandaracinus amylolyticus genome:
- a CDS encoding RCC1 domain-containing protein: protein MQHARTLAWLVLLSACAPAETLVRIEVLYDDAWALDELTVASDDMDARVRAVHEIVIRLGDDAADVPLDVVVTGLRQSMPFAEGRVTVVARLGEEVTASVTLARLACDVCTEDERQCTDDAVVVCERNADACLVWSEPEPCGDAAPFCSSGVCGSECADECSADERTCAGPSSARGCGQADSDSCLDWLPAEPCADGTTCTGGECTETCTDECTVSDRMCGSPTSTRACGQADADSCLDWLAAQSCEDGETCTDGECSPGCVSECTLGAGSCSASGEMRCEEALPGCFRWGPADPCDSPPTPTACYVATGTCSGTACAYAFDDGASCDDGSSTTVDDVCSRGVCAGTPSGRWVGIVAGYHHSCAIRTPGEVYCWGYNVHGQIGNGSTTTPQTTPARVTGLTDAVELASGYGHTCARRRTGSIACWGNNLDGQLGNASSAMQSATRVDVMTITNAIEITAGQHHTCARTTTGAVYCWGDNTEGQLGDGTTTERRAPVLAMVSGALEIAAGGYHTCARRSGGTVVCWGRNDRGQLGDGSMATSWTPVSVLGLSGAVEIGAGLRHSCARLSDGTVECWGDNGDAQLGVTGAMSLVPVPVRNLSGALEIAPGADHTCARLASSVRCWGDNEDGELGNATNTDSSTPTTVSGLSDATALATTNHHVCALRAAGTIVCWGDNRNGQIGDGTTTNRNVPTLVMLPPPP, encoded by the coding sequence ATGCAACACGCACGCACCCTCGCCTGGCTGGTCCTGCTCAGCGCCTGCGCTCCGGCCGAGACCCTGGTTCGGATCGAAGTGCTCTACGACGACGCGTGGGCGCTCGACGAGCTCACCGTCGCGTCGGACGACATGGACGCGCGCGTCCGAGCGGTCCACGAGATCGTGATCCGGCTGGGCGACGACGCCGCGGACGTCCCGCTCGACGTCGTCGTCACCGGGCTGCGCCAGTCGATGCCGTTCGCGGAAGGTCGCGTCACCGTCGTCGCGAGGCTCGGCGAGGAGGTCACGGCGAGCGTCACGCTCGCGCGGCTCGCCTGCGACGTGTGCACCGAGGACGAGCGGCAGTGCACCGACGATGCCGTCGTCGTCTGCGAGCGCAACGCCGATGCGTGCCTCGTCTGGAGCGAGCCCGAGCCCTGCGGCGACGCAGCTCCCTTCTGCTCGAGCGGCGTCTGCGGATCGGAGTGCGCGGACGAGTGCTCGGCGGACGAGCGCACGTGCGCGGGCCCCTCGAGCGCGCGAGGGTGCGGCCAAGCGGACTCCGACTCGTGCCTCGACTGGCTCCCGGCGGAGCCCTGCGCGGACGGCACCACGTGCACGGGCGGCGAGTGCACCGAGACGTGCACCGACGAGTGCACCGTGAGCGACCGGATGTGCGGGAGCCCCACCAGCACGCGCGCGTGTGGCCAGGCCGACGCGGACTCGTGCCTCGACTGGCTCGCGGCGCAGTCTTGCGAAGACGGCGAGACGTGCACCGACGGTGAGTGCAGCCCCGGCTGCGTCAGCGAGTGCACGCTCGGCGCGGGCTCGTGCTCGGCGTCGGGCGAGATGCGCTGCGAGGAGGCCCTTCCCGGCTGCTTCCGCTGGGGCCCGGCCGACCCCTGCGACTCCCCGCCCACGCCGACCGCGTGCTACGTCGCGACCGGCACCTGCTCCGGCACTGCGTGCGCGTACGCCTTCGACGACGGCGCCTCGTGCGACGACGGCAGCTCGACGACGGTCGACGACGTGTGCTCGCGCGGCGTCTGCGCCGGCACGCCGAGCGGGCGCTGGGTCGGGATCGTCGCCGGCTACCATCACAGCTGCGCGATCCGAACGCCCGGCGAGGTCTATTGCTGGGGCTACAACGTCCACGGGCAGATCGGCAACGGCAGCACCACGACGCCGCAGACCACGCCGGCGCGGGTCACGGGCCTCACCGACGCCGTCGAGCTGGCCTCGGGATACGGTCACACCTGCGCGCGACGCCGCACGGGATCGATCGCGTGCTGGGGGAACAACCTCGATGGTCAGCTCGGCAACGCGAGCTCGGCGATGCAGTCCGCGACCCGCGTGGACGTGATGACGATCACCAACGCGATCGAGATCACGGCGGGGCAGCACCACACCTGCGCGCGCACCACGACGGGCGCGGTCTACTGCTGGGGCGACAACACGGAGGGGCAGCTCGGCGATGGCACGACCACCGAGCGACGCGCACCGGTGCTCGCGATGGTGAGCGGCGCGCTCGAGATCGCCGCCGGCGGGTATCACACCTGCGCGCGCCGCAGCGGCGGAACGGTCGTGTGCTGGGGCAGGAACGACCGTGGTCAGCTCGGCGACGGCTCGATGGCGACGAGCTGGACGCCGGTGTCGGTGCTCGGGCTCTCGGGCGCCGTCGAGATCGGGGCCGGCTTGCGGCACAGCTGCGCGCGCCTCTCGGACGGGACCGTCGAGTGCTGGGGTGACAACGGCGACGCGCAGCTCGGCGTCACCGGCGCGATGAGCCTCGTCCCGGTGCCGGTGCGCAACCTGAGCGGGGCGCTCGAGATCGCGCCGGGCGCGGATCACACCTGCGCGCGCCTCGCGTCGTCGGTCCGGTGTTGGGGTGACAACGAGGACGGAGAGCTCGGCAACGCGACGAACACCGACTCGAGCACGCCGACGACGGTG